A region of Malaciobacter marinus DNA encodes the following proteins:
- a CDS encoding cache domain-containing protein, which translates to MFQEKNLSKLIIFTPIILIILLTTLVTYTQVRSTEKKFNEDISRLKEKLILEEKNKLSQKLTTMDDYIKYKKTTQKQIMNEKIKKRVEMAYDIILNKYNTYTGIASNKEIKKDLIQSLTQIRFENDTYYFVLEDRKKTIIPYLYPINKKLEHQNIIDIESKEHQNFLQKYRKTFRKLNEGFIQYLFKKPNSSIKYEKISYIKKFEPFNWFVGYGKYKSDIDKQIKEEVVNRVEFIKNSSKQTIVIYNKDLKNITRTKLENFVLTDLKLHIERKFNLKDFEKINFYWTKNYEKLIAYKLIKDWNWVILTSIDLRNLENSIIDVLGTKKNEEDKFLNNSIKIAFLVILFGSLLTLLLSKKIEMIFKKYKTNIESQKCALKNMNATLESKVNEKTEELEKLNMRLKDKVDEEVLKNRKKDQMLFNQSKMASMGEMIGNIAHQWRQPLSTISTAASGMSIKIDYELASKEELKKDLEIIVDTTQYLSHTIEDFRSFFKPTKEKEKFSLVKLIKKDINIMNSAFKNNFIEVVYEFEDVELNTIQNELTQSILNILTNAKDALTQNSSKNRLIIMKNFIKGSFVFITIQDNGGGIDEKIMDKIFEPYFTTKHQSQGTGIGLYMTREIIVKHLNGTIKVKNKNFKHKEKEYLGACFEIKLPLDSLT; encoded by the coding sequence ATGTTCCAAGAAAAAAACTTATCTAAATTAATAATATTTACTCCAATTATATTAATTATATTATTAACAACTTTAGTTACTTATACACAAGTGCGAAGTACAGAAAAAAAATTCAATGAAGATATTTCAAGATTGAAAGAAAAACTTATACTTGAAGAAAAAAACAAACTATCTCAAAAATTAACTACTATGGATGATTATATTAAGTATAAAAAAACTACTCAAAAACAAATTATGAATGAAAAAATAAAAAAAAGAGTAGAAATGGCTTATGATATTATTTTAAATAAATATAATACATATACAGGAATAGCCTCAAATAAAGAAATTAAAAAAGATTTAATACAAAGTTTAACACAAATTAGATTTGAAAATGATACATATTATTTTGTTTTAGAAGATAGAAAAAAAACTATTATTCCTTATTTATATCCAATAAACAAAAAACTTGAACATCAAAATATAATAGATATTGAAAGTAAAGAACATCAAAATTTTTTACAAAAGTATAGAAAAACTTTTCGTAAATTAAATGAGGGCTTTATTCAATATCTTTTTAAAAAGCCAAACTCTTCAATAAAATACGAAAAAATTTCTTATATAAAAAAATTTGAACCTTTTAATTGGTTTGTAGGATATGGTAAATATAAAAGTGACATTGACAAGCAAATAAAAGAAGAAGTTGTTAATAGAGTAGAGTTTATAAAAAATAGTTCAAAACAAACAATTGTAATATATAATAAAGATTTGAAAAATATAACAAGAACAAAATTAGAAAATTTTGTTCTTACTGATTTAAAGTTACATATAGAAAGAAAGTTTAATTTAAAAGATTTTGAAAAGATTAATTTTTATTGGACAAAGAATTATGAAAAATTAATTGCGTATAAATTAATAAAAGATTGGAATTGGGTTATTTTAACAAGTATTGATTTAAGAAATTTAGAAAATAGCATAATTGATGTTTTAGGTACTAAAAAAAATGAAGAAGATAAGTTTTTAAACAATAGTATAAAAATAGCTTTTTTAGTGATTTTATTTGGTTCACTTTTAACATTGCTTCTTTCAAAAAAAATTGAAATGATTTTTAAAAAATATAAAACAAATATTGAAAGTCAAAAATGTGCTTTAAAAAATATGAATGCAACACTAGAAAGCAAAGTAAATGAGAAAACAGAAGAATTAGAAAAACTAAATATGAGACTAAAAGATAAGGTTGATGAAGAGGTTTTAAAAAATAGAAAAAAAGACCAGATGTTATTTAATCAATCAAAAATGGCATCAATGGGTGAAATGATAGGAAATATAGCTCATCAATGGAGACAACCTTTAAGTACAATAAGTACAGCAGCAAGTGGAATGTCAATAAAGATTGATTATGAACTTGCAAGCAAAGAAGAGTTAAAAAAAGATTTGGAAATTATAGTTGATACTACACAATATTTATCTCATACTATTGAAGATTTTAGAAGTTTTTTTAAACCTACTAAAGAAAAAGAGAAATTCTCTTTAGTAAAACTTATAAAAAAAGATATAAATATAATGAATTCAGCTTTTAAAAATAATTTTATAGAAGTAGTTTATGAATTTGAAGATGTAGAGCTAAATACAATACAAAATGAATTAACACAAAGTATATTAAATATTTTGACAAATGCAAAAGATGCTTTAACTCAAAATAGTTCTAAAAACAGATTGATTATTATGAAAAATTTTATAAAAGGTAGTTTTGTATTTATAACTATTCAAGATAATGGTGGTGGAATAGATGAAAAAATTATGGATAAAATTTTTGAACCATATTTCACTACAAAACACCAAAGTCAAGGGACAGGAATAGGTCTTTATATGACAAGAGAAATAATTGTAAAACATCTAAATGGAACAATTAAAGTCAAAAATAAAAACTTCAAGCACAAAGAAAAAGAGTATCTTGGTGCTTGTTTTGAAATTAAACTTCCATTAGATAGTTTAACTTAG
- the bioD gene encoding dethiobiotin synthase: protein MIKDKNYYLNKSLFISATNTDVGKTYACKKFAKFLSSLGLKVGYFKPFETGVKDKPLDGSAMLELVKSLNNEFNFDINDVVPYQFELPAAPYVAKKDVVLDFDFLIKKKKELEQKCDVLIIEGAGGLMVPIDKDIFIIDLIKKFQAHAILITPSKLGCINDTLLSINALKQKNIDFDFYINLYEDKDSFNEVSLPFLKEYFPKLNYLMEV from the coding sequence ATGATAAAAGATAAAAATTACTATTTAAATAAAAGTTTATTTATAAGTGCAACAAATACAGATGTAGGGAAAACTTATGCATGTAAAAAATTTGCAAAGTTTTTAAGCAGTTTAGGTCTAAAGGTAGGATACTTCAAACCTTTTGAAACAGGGGTAAAAGATAAACCTCTTGATGGTAGTGCTATGCTTGAGTTAGTAAAAAGCTTAAATAATGAGTTTAATTTTGATATTAATGATGTGGTTCCATATCAGTTCGAACTTCCAGCAGCCCCATATGTAGCAAAAAAAGATGTTGTTCTTGATTTTGATTTTTTAATAAAAAAGAAAAAAGAGCTAGAACAAAAGTGTGATGTACTTATAATTGAAGGAGCAGGTGGACTTATGGTTCCAATTGATAAAGATATTTTTATAATTGATTTAATAAAGAAGTTTCAAGCCCATGCAATACTTATAACTCCTAGTAAACTTGGATGTATCAATGATACTTTATTAAGTATAAATGCTTTAAAACAAAAAAATATAGATTTTGATTTTTACATAAATTTATATGAAGATAAAGATAGTTTCAATGAAGTCTCTTTACCATTTTTAAAAGAGTATTTTCCTAAGTTAAACTATCTAATGGAAGTTTAA
- the clpS gene encoding ATP-dependent Clp protease adapter ClpS — MANEFEVELDNDIQLEEPKKYKVFLLNDDYSTMDFVIDVLVKVFRKGQEEAAQIMLTIHNKGKALCGVYTHEIAATKVAQVTKMAREKGFPLKALMEKE, encoded by the coding sequence GTGGCTAATGAATTTGAAGTAGAGTTAGATAATGATATACAATTGGAAGAACCAAAGAAGTATAAAGTATTTTTATTAAATGATGATTACTCTACAATGGATTTTGTAATAGATGTTTTAGTAAAAGTTTTTAGAAAAGGTCAAGAAGAAGCAGCACAAATTATGTTAACTATACATAATAAAGGAAAAGCTTTATGTGGAGTTTATACCCATGAAATTGCTGCTACAAAAGTTGCACAAGTTACCAAAATGGCAAGAGAAAAGGGCTTTCCTTTAAAAGCTTTAATGGAAAAAGAATAG